The window GAAATAAACAAATACGCTATGCCGAGATCCCGCTGCAGGTCGAGCAGCAGATTAATAATCTGCCCGCGAATCGACACGTCCAGCGCAGAAACCGCCTCATCGGCAATAATTACTTTTGGATTCAGCGCCAGCGCGCGGGCGATACAGATACGCTGGCGTTGACCACCGGAAAACTCATGCGGATAGCGCCACGCATGTTCAGGGAGTAAGCCGACGCGCTCGAGCAGCCATGCCACTCTTTTTGCCGCCGCGTCACCGTTCAGCAGCCCGTGTACCCGCAGCGGTTCCATAATGGAATAGCCGACCGTCTGGCGCGGATCGAGCGAGGCATAAGGGTCCTGAAAGATAAACTGGATATCGCGCCGTAAAGACTGCAGCTGGCGGGCAGGCAGATTATCTATTCGCTGGCCCTGAAAGATAATCTCGCCAGCCTGGGTGTCCACCAGCCGCAGCAGCGCCCGTCCGGTGGTGGATTTGCCGCAGCCGGATTCGCCGACCAGCGACAGCGTCTCGCCCGGCCAGAGATCGAAACTGACGTTTTCTACCGCATGCACTTCCCGCGTCACCCGGTTCAGAATGCCGCTGCGCAGCGGAAAACGGGTTACCAGGTTGCGCACCTGCAAAATCGGCTCGCCCTCCACCACCGTATTTTGATCCGTCTGCGGCTCGCGTTTTTCCGGTTCATTAAGGGAAATCAGCGGAAAACGGCGCGGATAAGGCAGCCCCTTCATCGCCCCCAGCTTCGGCACCGCCGCCAGCAGCGCCCGGGTGTAGGGGTGCTGCGGCGCGCGAAAGATTTGCTGTACGTCGCCGGTTTCCACGGCTTCCCCCTGATACATCACCAGCACGCGATCGGCGACGTCCGCCACCACGCCCATATCGTGAGTGATGAAGATCACCCCCATCGACATCTCCTGCTGCAGAACATTAATCAGTTGCAGGATCTGCGCCTGGATAGTGACATCCAGCGCGGTGGTGGGCTCATCGGCAATCAACACCGCCGGGCGACAGGAGAGCGCCATCGCAATCATTACCCGCTGGCGCATCCCGCCGGAAAGCTGGTGCGGATAGCGTGACAAAACCATTTTCGCTTCCGGAATGCGCACCTGTTCGAGCATTCGTCTGGCTTGCGCCATCGCCTCTTCCCGCCCCAGCCCCTGATGCAGACGGACAGACTCGGCAATCTGCTCGCCGACGGTAAATACTGGATTAAGAGAGGTCATTGGCTCCTGGAAAATCATCGCCATATCGGCGCCGCGAATACGCTGCAGCTGCGAGGCGCTTTGCTCGCCCAGCTCAATCACCTGGCGGTTACGCCGACGTAGCAGCATCCGCTCGCTCTGAACTTCGCCGCCGGACTGCTCAATCAGCCGCATCAGCGCCAGCGCGGTAACCGATTTTCCCGATCCCGATTCGCCGACAATCGCCAGCGTCTCTCCGCGCTTCAGGCGAAACGACAGGTTTCGCACCGCCGGAAAACGCAGGCGATCCTGATGAAAAGCGATATTCAGATTGCTGACCGTCAGCACATCGCTGGCGTCAAGCTCATCACTGTGTGGCAACGGCGTCCCCCTGTTCCCGGTAGATTCCGGTGGTTGGCGTATCGCCGGCATACCCCCAGGCGCGATACATGCCTTCACTGTTAAAAGGTAAAGCGACATTACCCTCATGATCGACGGCGATAAGGCCGCCGCTGCCGCCCAGCGCCGGTAATTTTTCCATGACCACCCGCTCGCAGGCTTCGGATAAACTCAGACCGCCATACTCCATCAACGCGGCGATATCATAGGCGGCCAGCGCGCGGATAAAGACTTCCCCCGTACCGGTACAGGAGACCGCCACGCTGGCATTATTGGCATAGCAGCCCGCGCCCACCAACGGGCTG is drawn from Citrobacter rodentium NBRC 105723 = DSM 16636 and contains these coding sequences:
- the gsiA gene encoding glutathione ABC transporter ATP-binding protein GsiA, coding for MPHSDELDASDVLTVSNLNIAFHQDRLRFPAVRNLSFRLKRGETLAIVGESGSGKSVTALALMRLIEQSGGEVQSERMLLRRRNRQVIELGEQSASQLQRIRGADMAMIFQEPMTSLNPVFTVGEQIAESVRLHQGLGREEAMAQARRMLEQVRIPEAKMVLSRYPHQLSGGMRQRVMIAMALSCRPAVLIADEPTTALDVTIQAQILQLINVLQQEMSMGVIFITHDMGVVADVADRVLVMYQGEAVETGDVQQIFRAPQHPYTRALLAAVPKLGAMKGLPYPRRFPLISLNEPEKREPQTDQNTVVEGEPILQVRNLVTRFPLRSGILNRVTREVHAVENVSFDLWPGETLSLVGESGCGKSTTGRALLRLVDTQAGEIIFQGQRIDNLPARQLQSLRRDIQFIFQDPYASLDPRQTVGYSIMEPLRVHGLLNGDAAAKRVAWLLERVGLLPEHAWRYPHEFSGGQRQRICIARALALNPKVIIADEAVSALDVSIRGQIINLLLDLQRDLGIAYLFISHDMAVVERISHRVAVMNRGRIVEMGPRAALFENPQHPYTRKLMAAVPVADPGRPRPQRVLLSDELPGNIYRRGEAVAPVSLQQVGPGHYVAPAQQENALSRL